A window of the Archocentrus centrarchus isolate MPI-CPG fArcCen1 chromosome 17, fArcCen1, whole genome shotgun sequence genome harbors these coding sequences:
- the LOC115795232 gene encoding E3 ubiquitin-protein ligase TRIM63-like gives MESLEKQLICPICLEMFTKPVVILPCQHNLCRKCANDVFQASNPYLSTRSGSTVTSGGRFRCPSCRHEVVLDRHGVYGLQRNLLVENIIDMYKQGGTSKPVPEVKLEQPTCEEHEDEKINIYCTTCSVPTCSLCKVFGAHKDCEVAPLNDVFNKQKAELTDCVSMLVGNNERIQAIISQLEETCRAVDENGRRQKSKVCETFDHLFALLEEKKSEMTVRINAEQEEKLDYIRGLRRKYTEHLDGAAKLLETAIQAVDESEMAVFLQAAKPLLQRIVEGSDASHLDKVQHGYENMDHFTANFEHQRRALTDIDFIKLDEDDDDDDDEDEGEVKASTTGSRADLQQAAPAAAVGLPANQQLPLSPGLSAPPPTKASETTPPGTSQTKNPAPSSSSQAPPPLPLPTAGPASQSDLQSESEDKDGPKHVFSFSWLNQK, from the exons ATGGAGAGTCTGGAGAAGCAGCTCATCTGCCCCATCTGTCTGGAGATGTTCACCAAGCCAGTGGTCATCCTGCCGTGCCAACACAACCTGTGCCGCAAATGTGCCAATGACGTTTTCCAG GCCTCCAACCCCTACCTGTCAACAAGGAGCGGCTCCACGGTGACGTCTGGCGGTCGTTTCCGCTGCCCGTCCTGCAGACATGAGGTGGTTCTGGACCGACACGGAGTCTACGGACTGCAGAGGAACCTGCTGGTGGAGAACATCATTGACATGTACAAACAGGGCGGCACCAG taagcCTGTCCCAGAGGTGAAGCTCGAGCAGCCCACGTGTGAGGAGCACGAGGACGAGAAGATCAACATCTACTGCACCACCTGCAGCGTCCCCACCTGTTCCCTCTGTAAGGTGTTCGGCGCTCACAAAGACTGTGAGGTCGCCCCGCTCAACGACGTCTTCAACAAGCagaag gctgaGCTGACCGACTGTGTGTCAATGCTGGTTGGGAACAACGAGAGGATTCAGGCGATCATCAGTCAGCTGGAGGAAACCTGCAGAGCTGTCGAT GAGAACGGTCGGCGGCAGAAGTCAAAGGTGTGCGAGACATTCGATCACTTGTTCGCTCTgctagaggagaagaagagcgAGATGACGGTGAGGATCAACGCAGAGCAGGAGGAGAAGCTCGACTACATCCGCGGCCTGAGGAGGAAGTACACGGAGCACCTGGACGGCGCCGCCAAGCTGCTCGAGACCGCCATCCAGGCTGTGGACGAGTCTGAGATGGCCGTGTTTCTGCAG GCGGCCAAACCGCTCCTGCAGAG GATCGTGGAGGGCTCTGACGCGTCTCACCTCGATAAAGTCCAGCACGGCTATGAGAACATGGATCACTTCACGGCGAACTTTGAGCATCAGAGGAGAGCGCTGACCGACATCGACTTCATCAAAC ttgatgaagatgatgatgatgatgatgatgaagatgagggGGAGGTCAAAGCGTCAACAACAGGAAGTCGAGCTGATCTGCAGCAAGCTGCACCAGCAGCAGCGGTGGGACtgccagccaatcagcagcttCCACTGTCACCTGGTCTTTCAGCCCCGCCCCCTACAAAAGCCTCAGAGACAACGCCCCCTGGAACCTCACAGACAAAGAACCCCGCCCCTTCATCATCCAGCCAGGCTCCACCTCCTCTGCCACTCCCAACTGCTGGTCCCGCCTCCCAG tcgGATCTGCAGAGCGAGTCGGAGGACAAAGACGGACCCAAACACGTGTTCTCCTTCAGCTGGCTCAACCAGAAGTAA